The Streptomyces sp. NBC_00335 DNA window ACCACCACGTGAGGTGACGCGCCGCGCGGGGCTTCCCGGGGGTGGGGCGTCCCGCCGATCAGGCCAGCGGGCCCAGCACCTCCTGGGATTCGATGAGTCCCTGGTCGCTCGGGGGCTTCCCGTCGCCGAAGACGCGTGCCGCCTGGCGGGCCCGGAACTCGGCGTGCGCCTCGGCGGGCTTCGCGTAACCGTGGCGGGTGCGGGCCTGCTCGGGGGTGAGGACCTCCTTGGTGCGGGGAGGCACGCCGAGCTTGACGGGCGCGACCACCTTGACCGTGGAGGGGGAGAGCATCCCCAGCAGGAACAGTTCGACCCGGGGGTTGAGGTGGGCGAGCGCGAAGGACGTCCGCATGACCGGTACGACGAGGACGTCCAGGAGGCGTGACTGCCGGATCTGCGCCATCTCCCGCATCCAGCGCGGCATCGTGGCGATGGTGGCGATCCGGTGCGTCCTGGCGACGACCATCCGCGCGGGCTTCATCCACCACGGGGTCGGCGGGAGGACGAGGTCGGTGTTCAGGAGGTGGTTCATGGCCTGCCGGGCGATCGGGCTGGCCTCCAGCCGCGGGCGCATGTGCTCGAAGTAGGCCCGGATCCCCGCACGGTCGCGCGGGACGTCGTCGGGCGAGCAGGTCTGGAACTCCGCGGCGAGGGCGCAGGACTCCCAGTACTCCTTCTCCTCCTCGGCCGTGAGCTTGCCCGGCCCGTACTTCTCGTACGCGTAGAGGATCGAGTGCCAGCCGGTGAGCTGTATCCACAGCTGCGAGGCGGGGTCGTTGGCGTCGTAGGTGCCTTCGCCGTAGGGCAGGTGACCGATGGCCTTCGAGTGGACCTTCACCAGCACGTCCGCCGCCTTGCACACCTGGTCCGTGCCGGCGAAGGCCACCATCGCGAAGTAGCGCAGCGTGCGGTCGTAGCGGGTGCGCGAGCGGTCGTAGATGCCCTGGGTGCCGTGGACCGCGGCGACCAGCGGCGGGTCGAGCTCCTCCACGACCACAGAGCGCTGGAAGCCCACCGTGGGCGCCGTCGGGTAGCTCCACACCTTCCAGACCACCGATCCGGGACCGAAGAACCCGTAGTCGCCGTGCGGTTCGACCTCTTTGCCGTGCAGTCGGGCCATCGGACCGCTCCTCGTGTTCCCGGCAGCGGGTACGCACCGCTCCCCCAATAAGACAGGACTGTCTTAAATTAAGACACGACTGTCGTAAGATGCCAAGGTGTCGACACCGACGTCTTCAAGCGACAGGCCGCGCAGGCGGCGCCCCTACGCTCCGCGCGTCCCGCTCGCCGAACGCCGCGAGCAACTCCTCGACGCGGCCCTCGCCGTGATCGTGAGCGACGGCTACGCCCGGATCTCCATCGACGCGATCGCCAAGCGG harbors:
- a CDS encoding oxygenase MpaB family protein — encoded protein: MARLHGKEVEPHGDYGFFGPGSVVWKVWSYPTAPTVGFQRSVVVEELDPPLVAAVHGTQGIYDRSRTRYDRTLRYFAMVAFAGTDQVCKAADVLVKVHSKAIGHLPYGEGTYDANDPASQLWIQLTGWHSILYAYEKYGPGKLTAEEEKEYWESCALAAEFQTCSPDDVPRDRAGIRAYFEHMRPRLEASPIARQAMNHLLNTDLVLPPTPWWMKPARMVVARTHRIATIATMPRWMREMAQIRQSRLLDVLVVPVMRTSFALAHLNPRVELFLLGMLSPSTVKVVAPVKLGVPPRTKEVLTPEQARTRHGYAKPAEAHAEFRARQAARVFGDGKPPSDQGLIESQEVLGPLA